From Hymenobacter sedentarius, a single genomic window includes:
- a CDS encoding B12-binding domain-containing radical SAM protein, translated as MSSPTPRILLLTPPLTQLNTPYPATAYIKGFLGGRGYAVTQADLGLQLVLRLLSVDGLKRVFAGIEAGDFYLSDNAKRMVRLQNRYLATITPVIRFLQNKDLTLAPRICHGRFLPEASRFDNVADLETAFGTMGLTDQARHLATLYLEDLADLIKETVGPQFGFSRYAEKLALSATSFEPLHEALQAAPNLLDQMLLEELEPLLARVQPDVVGFTVPFPGNLYGALRLARRIKQISPTTATIMGGGYPNTELRTIQEPRFFDYIDYLTLDDGEGPWLRLLEYLSKKKERHAELAEASLPLRQAPLSAGEGPGVMFNEAVEMLRQAQHDVQDSNGHALDSNEAEDEVHCALQGVLYSQPDNSFLQRTFLRNTQGQIEYINYPHPDVPHHEVGTPDYSDLPLTEYLSVLEVLNPMHRLWSDGRWNKLTVAHGCYWKRCSFCDVTLDYISRYETAPSTLLVDRIEQIIQQTGQTGFHFVDEAAPPLALRDLAVELLKRRVPITWWGNIRFEKTFSPDLCRLLAASGCIAISGGLEVASDRLLALMEKGVTIAQVARVADGFTQAGIMVHAYLMYGFPTQTAQETVDSLEVVRQLFAAGVVQSGYWHRFSMTAHSPVGKNPAKYQVAAIGPEPAGFAWNDLWHDDPLGTDHEAFGPGLAKSLYNYLHGVALDEPLSFWFDFKTPRPTTPRHLIQQALQAPEKPDFARQNQRLFWLGNASEIRVEAGKKAPRAVLTCYEQAEDFEVKTSEAAGRWLHQLLTQLSHDYDTKVLLKEAAATFPASEGTFEAFLQSPAWQLLREKGLLLI; from the coding sequence GTGTCGTCTCCTACTCCCCGCATCCTGCTGCTCACCCCGCCGCTCACGCAGCTCAACACCCCGTACCCGGCCACGGCCTACATCAAGGGATTTTTGGGCGGCCGCGGCTATGCCGTGACGCAGGCCGACCTGGGCTTGCAGCTGGTGCTGCGGCTGCTGTCGGTAGACGGGCTGAAGCGGGTTTTTGCCGGAATAGAAGCCGGTGATTTCTACCTCAGCGACAATGCTAAGCGGATGGTGCGGCTGCAGAACCGCTACCTGGCTACCATCACGCCGGTCATCCGCTTCCTGCAAAACAAGGACCTGACCCTGGCCCCGCGCATCTGCCACGGCCGCTTCCTTCCCGAAGCCAGCCGCTTCGACAACGTAGCCGACCTGGAAACTGCCTTCGGCACCATGGGCCTCACCGACCAGGCCCGTCACCTGGCCACGCTCTACCTCGAAGACCTCGCCGACCTCATCAAGGAAACCGTGGGGCCGCAGTTCGGCTTCTCGCGCTACGCCGAAAAGCTGGCCCTCTCGGCCACCAGCTTCGAGCCCCTGCACGAGGCCCTGCAAGCCGCCCCCAACCTGCTCGACCAAATGCTGCTCGAGGAGCTCGAGCCCCTGTTGGCGCGCGTACAGCCCGATGTGGTGGGCTTTACCGTCCCTTTTCCCGGCAACCTCTACGGCGCGCTGCGCCTGGCCAGGCGCATCAAGCAAATCAGCCCAACTACCGCCACCATCATGGGCGGCGGCTACCCCAACACCGAACTGCGCACCATTCAGGAACCGCGGTTTTTCGATTACATCGACTACCTCACGCTGGACGACGGCGAAGGCCCGTGGCTGCGGCTGCTGGAGTATCTGAGCAAGAAAAAAGAACGTCATGCTGAGCTTGCCGAAGCATCTCTACCGCTTCGTCAGGCTCCCCTCTCTGCTGGAGAGGGGCCGGGGGTGATGTTCAACGAAGCGGTAGAGATGCTTCGGCAAGCTCAGCATGACGTTCAGGATAGTAACGGACACGCTTTGGATAGCAACGAAGCCGAAGATGAAGTACACTGCGCCCTACAAGGTGTGCTATACAGCCAGCCCGACAACAGCTTCCTCCAGCGCACCTTTCTTCGCAATACGCAAGGGCAAATCGAGTACATCAACTACCCGCACCCCGACGTGCCGCACCACGAAGTGGGCACACCCGATTATTCCGACCTGCCCCTGACCGAGTACCTCTCGGTGCTGGAAGTGCTCAACCCCATGCACCGCCTCTGGAGCGACGGCCGCTGGAACAAGCTCACCGTGGCCCACGGCTGCTACTGGAAGCGCTGCTCGTTCTGCGACGTAACCCTGGACTACATCTCGCGCTACGAAACGGCCCCCAGCACCTTGCTCGTGGACCGCATCGAGCAAATAATCCAGCAAACCGGCCAGACCGGCTTCCACTTCGTGGACGAAGCCGCGCCGCCGCTGGCCCTGCGCGACCTGGCTGTGGAACTGCTCAAGCGCCGCGTGCCCATTACCTGGTGGGGCAACATTCGCTTCGAAAAAACCTTCTCGCCCGACCTCTGCCGGCTGCTGGCGGCCTCCGGCTGCATCGCCATTTCCGGTGGGCTGGAAGTGGCCTCCGACCGCCTGCTGGCCCTAATGGAAAAGGGCGTGACCATTGCTCAGGTGGCCCGCGTGGCCGATGGCTTCACCCAGGCCGGCATCATGGTGCACGCCTACCTGATGTACGGCTTCCCCACCCAAACCGCCCAGGAAACCGTGGACAGCCTCGAAGTAGTGCGCCAGCTGTTTGCGGCGGGCGTGGTGCAGAGCGGCTACTGGCACCGCTTCTCGATGACGGCGCACTCGCCGGTGGGTAAAAACCCGGCGAAGTACCAGGTGGCCGCCATCGGCCCCGAGCCAGCCGGCTTTGCCTGGAACGACCTCTGGCACGACGACCCGCTCGGCACCGACCACGAAGCCTTCGGCCCCGGCTTGGCCAAGTCGCTCTACAACTACCTGCACGGCGTGGCCCTCGACGAGCCCCTGAGCTTTTGGTTTGACTTCAAAACGCCCCGGCCCACCACCCCGCGCCACCTCATCCAGCAGGCCCTGCAGGCACCCGAGAAGCCCGATTTTGCCCGGCAAAACCAGCGCCTGTTCTGGCTGGGCAACGCCTCGGAAATCCGCGTCGAAGCCGGCAAAAAAGCGCCCCGCGCGGTACTCACCTGCTACGAACAGGCCGAAGACTTCGAAGTCAAAACCAGCGAGGCCGCCGGGCGCTGGCTCCACCAGCTGCTCACCCAGCTCAGCCACGACTACGACACCAAGGTGCTGCTAAAGGAAGCAGCAGCCACGTTCCCAGCCAGCGAAGGCACGTTTGAAGCCTTTCTGCAAAGCCCAGCCTGGCAGCTGCTGCGCGAAAAGGGCTTGCTGCTAATTTAG
- a CDS encoding helix-turn-helix domain-containing protein, giving the protein MKTNLLHIKNMVCPRCVEAVHNLLERAGYRPKTVTLGVAELDEATPADPEELAPLLHDAGFELLRGRAEQLTEQIKTVLADYLEHLRTARSPLTTSAFLTDRFAATYSHLSKVFSRTAHLTIEKYLIRLKIERVKEMLSYGELTLNQIADQMRYSSGQHLSNQFRQVTGYSVSEFRRLMLPERVSLDALA; this is encoded by the coding sequence TTGAAAACTAACCTACTGCATATCAAAAATATGGTGTGCCCCCGGTGCGTAGAAGCCGTGCACAACCTGTTGGAACGGGCCGGCTATCGCCCCAAGACGGTGACCCTGGGAGTAGCCGAGCTCGACGAAGCCACCCCCGCCGACCCCGAAGAGCTGGCCCCGCTGCTGCACGACGCCGGCTTCGAGCTGTTGCGCGGCCGCGCCGAACAGCTCACCGAACAAATCAAAACCGTGCTCGCCGATTACCTCGAGCACCTGCGCACGGCCCGTTCGCCGCTCACCACGTCGGCGTTTCTCACCGACCGGTTTGCCGCCACGTACTCGCACCTGAGCAAGGTGTTTTCGCGCACTGCCCACCTCACCATCGAGAAATACCTCATCCGCCTCAAGATTGAGCGGGTAAAGGAAATGCTCAGCTACGGTGAGCTGACCCTGAACCAAATAGCTGATCAGATGCGCTATAGCTCCGGCCAGCACCTCAGCAATCAGTTCCGCCAGGTGACGGGCTACTCCGTAAGCGAGTTCCGCCGCCTGATGCTGCCCGAGCGGGTGTCGCTCGACGCGCTGGCGTAA
- a CDS encoding transposase yields the protein MTEKSNLGGSPSTRKKYTPAFKAECVRQVAAGTRQSDVARAQGISPALLGRWQRQALEAAVPSSAERDEIKQLRAVLKRVEMERDI from the coding sequence ATGACTGAAAAATCGAATCTTGGAGGAAGCCCCTCCACCCGCAAGAAATACACGCCGGCGTTTAAAGCCGAGTGCGTCCGCCAAGTAGCAGCGGGTACGCGGCAAAGCGACGTGGCCCGTGCCCAGGGCATTTCACCAGCCCTGCTGGGGCGCTGGCAACGCCAGGCCCTGGAAGCCGCCGTGCCCAGCAGCGCGGAGCGCGACGAAATCAAGCAGCTGCGGGCCGTGCTCAAGCGCGTGGAAATGGAGCGCGACATTTAA
- a CDS encoding four-helix bundle copper-binding protein — protein MLMPLSPRTRQNNSAVLDAISRCIAACELCADACLDEKDVAMMVPCIRLDRDCADICRITAAFIARGSDYAKHVLKECMEICRKCHTECAKHPHDHCIQCAKACQACLEACQAYAG, from the coding sequence ATGCTAATGCCCTTATCCCCGCGCACCCGCCAGAATAATAGCGCCGTCCTCGACGCAATCAGCCGCTGCATTGCCGCCTGCGAGCTGTGCGCCGACGCTTGCCTCGACGAAAAAGACGTAGCCATGATGGTGCCTTGCATCCGCCTCGACCGCGACTGCGCCGACATCTGCCGCATCACCGCCGCCTTCATTGCCCGCGGCTCCGACTACGCCAAGCACGTGCTCAAGGAGTGCATGGAAATTTGCCGGAAGTGCCACACCGAGTGCGCCAAGCACCCGCACGACCACTGCATACAGTGCGCCAAAGCCTGCCAAGCCTGTCTGGAAGCCTGCCAGGCCTACGCGGGTTAA
- a CDS encoding LacI family DNA-binding transcriptional regulator: MAAKKQQTSIRDLAQQLNLSISTVSRALADHRDISEATKQRVRQLAQELSYRPNQLAAALRKGHSKTLGVIVPHIKGYFFPAVMNGIEKVATCEGFNVMMCQSNEDLHREQRNVETLIDAQVEGILISVSATTHLDVQHFEQVRRQGIPLVFFDRVPELPQSMAVILDDFQGAFQAVSHLIAQGCTHIAHMAGPQHLNTTRNRYLGYREALRAHGLAYEEHWNYSLPALTHEAGRLGMQHLLALDSSLDAVFAAYAIPTVGALEVLREQSMRVPQDIALACFSNDPFTAMTQPQLTVIDQRPEQMGETAVRLFLQLLKRGPVYTPPHLILKPELVIRNSSLHRSQESMVPMR, translated from the coding sequence ATGGCAGCGAAGAAGCAGCAGACTTCCATCCGGGATTTAGCCCAACAGCTCAACTTATCCATCTCGACGGTTTCGCGGGCGCTGGCTGACCACCGGGATATTAGCGAGGCCACCAAGCAGCGCGTGCGGCAACTGGCTCAGGAGTTGAGCTACCGGCCCAACCAGCTGGCAGCGGCGTTGCGCAAAGGCCATAGCAAGACACTGGGGGTTATTGTGCCGCACATCAAGGGCTACTTCTTTCCGGCCGTGATGAATGGCATTGAGAAAGTGGCGACCTGCGAAGGCTTCAACGTGATGATGTGCCAATCGAACGAGGACCTGCACCGGGAGCAGCGCAACGTGGAAACCTTGATTGATGCGCAGGTGGAGGGCATACTTATTTCGGTCTCAGCTACTACGCACCTCGATGTCCAGCACTTTGAGCAGGTGCGACGGCAGGGCATTCCGTTGGTTTTCTTTGACCGCGTGCCGGAGCTGCCGCAAAGCATGGCCGTTATTCTGGATGACTTTCAGGGCGCCTTCCAAGCCGTATCCCACCTGATTGCGCAGGGATGCACCCACATCGCGCACATGGCCGGGCCGCAGCACCTGAATACTACCCGCAACCGGTACCTGGGCTACCGCGAAGCCCTGCGCGCTCATGGTCTGGCCTATGAAGAGCACTGGAACTACTCCCTACCCGCGCTGACGCACGAGGCCGGCCGCCTGGGCATGCAGCATTTGTTGGCCTTAGACTCTTCCCTGGATGCGGTTTTTGCCGCTTATGCCATTCCCACGGTGGGGGCGCTGGAGGTACTGCGGGAGCAGTCGATGCGCGTGCCGCAGGACATTGCCCTGGCGTGCTTCAGCAACGACCCATTTACGGCTATGACGCAGCCGCAGCTAACGGTTATCGACCAGCGGCCTGAGCAGATGGGCGAGACGGCGGTGCGGCTTTTTCTGCAGCTGCTGAAGCGAGGGCCGGTTTATACACCGCCCCACCTCATTCTTAAGCCTGAGCTGGTTATCCGTAACTCATCGCTGCACCGCTCGCAAGAGAGCATGGTGCCGATGCGCTAA
- a CDS encoding 2'-5' RNA ligase family protein → MTTLYLLALLPPEPVFSEVWAMKQEVHRLTGSRNAVNLPPHITLIPPLRQNAEFEEKCIAALAAFAQTQRALSVGLKGFAWFGNRTLFVRVSEAAALQKLHEALNDWCAAHLPEVPVESRPFTPHLTLATRDLPRAQVPELRQLFAARAYEATFPVHSLTLFRHDGRQWQPCATFELG, encoded by the coding sequence ATGACTACGCTCTACCTGCTGGCGCTGCTACCACCAGAACCTGTTTTTTCGGAAGTCTGGGCCATGAAGCAGGAGGTGCACCGCCTCACCGGCAGCCGCAACGCCGTGAATCTGCCGCCCCATATCACGCTTATCCCGCCACTGCGCCAGAACGCGGAGTTTGAGGAAAAATGCATCGCCGCCCTTGCCGCTTTTGCCCAGACCCAGCGCGCCCTGTCCGTTGGTCTAAAGGGGTTTGCTTGGTTTGGAAACCGGACGCTGTTTGTGCGGGTGAGCGAGGCGGCTGCGCTGCAAAAGCTGCACGAGGCCCTTAACGATTGGTGCGCCGCTCACCTGCCGGAGGTTCCGGTGGAGAGCCGCCCATTCACGCCCCACCTTACGCTGGCCACCCGCGACCTACCCCGCGCGCAGGTGCCGGAGCTGCGCCAGCTATTTGCGGCCCGCGCCTACGAGGCCACGTTCCCGGTGCACAGCCTCACCCTCTTCCGCCACGACGGACGGCAATGGCAGCCCTGTGCAACTTTTGAGCTGGGTTGA
- a CDS encoding GNAT family N-acetyltransferase: MSSPLRISLAKANPVTAAQLADLGRRTFLDTFAATNTAADMDAYLNENFGPDIQLAELQDRENTFLLAHMQAELVGYAKLRDNSTLGLPEGENPAGRLEIERLYVRDDWQGTGLGAALMRGILALAEQLHCSAVVLGVWEKNDKARAFYQRFGFREVGQHEFRLGQDVQTDLILRKGMAGR; encoded by the coding sequence ATGTCATCACCCCTGCGCATTTCCCTGGCCAAGGCCAACCCCGTTACCGCTGCCCAACTCGCTGACCTGGGCCGGCGCACATTTCTCGACACGTTTGCCGCCACCAATACGGCGGCGGACATGGACGCCTACCTGAACGAAAACTTCGGCCCCGACATTCAGCTGGCCGAGCTGCAAGACCGCGAAAACACCTTTTTGCTGGCGCACATGCAGGCCGAGCTGGTGGGCTACGCCAAGCTGCGCGACAATTCCACCCTCGGCTTGCCCGAAGGCGAAAACCCGGCGGGCCGCCTCGAAATCGAGCGGCTATATGTGCGCGACGACTGGCAGGGCACCGGCCTGGGCGCGGCGCTGATGCGCGGCATTCTGGCCCTGGCCGAACAGCTGCACTGCTCGGCCGTGGTGCTGGGCGTGTGGGAAAAGAACGACAAGGCCCGCGCTTTTTACCAGCGGTTTGGCTTCCGCGAAGTTGGCCAGCACGAATTCCGTCTGGGGCAAGACGTGCAAACCGACCTGATTTTGCGCAAGGGCATGGCCGGGCGGTAA
- a CDS encoding glycoside hydrolase family 31 protein, which yields MPYLVPRPWLSSLLFATGLLLRMPAQAQFSKVESLGAVQRTEAAGNTLRLTFANATAEVTAYSPTILRVRLSQHPLAADFSYAVVASPSTAALRVQEAAESVTITTDSVRLVIQKNPARFAFYNAAGQLLNQDEAGLGTSWVGDEITTYKLLLPGERFVGLGEKTGPLDRRGQAYVHQNTDSYAYPTGSDPLYSSIPFYMGLHDGLAYGLFFDNSYVGQVNFGASNDDRFSSFGARGGEMNYYLIGRRKPAGILEDYTHLTGRMPMPALWAIGFQQSRYTYYPDTEVKRITQTFREKKIPLDVLYLDIHYMDAYKIFTWNPQRFPQPGKMLKDLKGLGVHMAVIVDPGMKTEAGYKQWEDGKARDLYVKYPDGTNFRAAVWPGLCNFPDFTLPAARQWWGQQFQGLVRDGVEGFWNDMNEMSTWGNQLPSNMLFNYDGHGATTNAARNVYGLQMARSTYEGTRKLMGGRRPLILTRAGYAGLQRYTAIWTGDNVSTDDHMLAGVRLVNSLGLSGVANAGMDVGGFVASPPPTGELFTRWMSIGTFTPFFRAHSAVNTKAAEPWAFGEDYTDINRDYVQLRYNLLPYVYSAFYEATQNGLPVQRSLALDYPYDGQIYDGQFQNEYQFGPGLLVAPVASTLQAAKVYLPAGRWYDFYSDELHAGGKAAYVPSPLDRLPVFVRGGSIIPMQSPVQYTAQAPLDTLYLHVYQGEAPSSYVYYEDDGTTYNHEKGQFFKRTIKLDPTAHTLELGPVQGSSKSKFKHVEVLFHGFGALPNLQADGKALKPQSRVSYLQKPASLSGEHTTTPAVTVRNALGAVRLKW from the coding sequence ATGCCTTACCTCGTACCGCGCCCTTGGCTTTCCAGCCTCCTATTTGCTACCGGCCTGCTGCTGCGGATGCCGGCTCAAGCTCAATTTTCTAAGGTGGAATCGCTGGGTGCGGTGCAGCGCACGGAGGCGGCCGGCAACACGCTGCGCCTGACTTTTGCCAACGCAACTGCCGAAGTGACGGCCTACTCGCCCACCATTCTGCGGGTACGGCTCAGCCAGCATCCTTTAGCGGCCGATTTCTCTTATGCGGTGGTGGCCTCGCCAAGCACGGCGGCCCTGCGGGTGCAGGAGGCGGCCGAAAGCGTAACCATTACCACCGACTCGGTTCGGCTGGTGATTCAGAAGAACCCGGCGCGCTTTGCTTTTTACAATGCGGCGGGACAGCTCTTGAACCAGGACGAGGCGGGCCTGGGCACGTCGTGGGTGGGCGACGAAATCACTACGTATAAGCTGCTGCTGCCCGGGGAGCGGTTTGTGGGCCTGGGCGAAAAGACCGGGCCGCTGGACCGGCGCGGCCAGGCCTACGTGCACCAGAACACCGACAGCTACGCCTACCCCACCGGCAGCGACCCGCTCTACAGCTCCATTCCCTTTTACATGGGGCTGCACGATGGACTGGCTTATGGCCTATTTTTCGACAATTCGTACGTGGGGCAGGTCAACTTCGGGGCCAGCAACGACGACCGGTTCTCGTCGTTTGGCGCCCGGGGCGGGGAGATGAACTACTACCTGATAGGACGCCGGAAGCCCGCGGGCATTCTGGAGGACTACACCCATCTGACCGGCCGGATGCCCATGCCGGCGCTCTGGGCCATCGGCTTTCAGCAGAGCCGGTACACGTACTACCCCGATACGGAGGTGAAGCGCATTACCCAGACGTTCCGGGAAAAGAAGATTCCGCTCGATGTGCTTTATCTGGACATCCACTACATGGATGCCTACAAGATTTTTACCTGGAACCCGCAGCGCTTTCCGCAGCCTGGCAAGATGCTCAAGGACCTGAAGGGCCTGGGCGTGCACATGGCGGTGATTGTGGACCCGGGCATGAAAACGGAGGCGGGCTACAAGCAGTGGGAAGACGGCAAAGCCCGCGACCTGTACGTGAAATACCCCGACGGCACCAACTTCCGTGCGGCAGTGTGGCCGGGCCTGTGCAACTTTCCGGACTTCACCCTGCCCGCCGCCCGCCAGTGGTGGGGGCAGCAGTTTCAGGGCCTGGTCCGGGACGGGGTGGAAGGGTTTTGGAACGACATGAACGAGATGTCGACCTGGGGCAACCAACTGCCCAGCAACATGCTGTTTAACTACGACGGCCACGGCGCGACCACCAACGCCGCCCGCAACGTGTACGGCCTGCAAATGGCCCGCAGCACCTACGAAGGCACCCGCAAGCTGATGGGGGGCCGCCGGCCGCTCATTCTGACGCGGGCCGGCTACGCGGGCCTGCAGCGCTACACCGCCATCTGGACGGGCGACAACGTGAGCACCGATGACCACATGCTGGCCGGCGTACGCCTGGTAAACAGCCTGGGACTGAGCGGCGTGGCCAACGCCGGCATGGACGTGGGCGGCTTTGTGGCATCGCCGCCGCCGACGGGCGAACTGTTCACCCGCTGGATGTCGATTGGCACATTCACGCCCTTTTTCCGGGCTCATAGCGCCGTGAATACCAAGGCGGCCGAGCCGTGGGCGTTTGGCGAAGACTATACGGACATCAACCGCGACTACGTGCAGCTGCGCTACAACCTGCTGCCTTACGTGTATTCGGCCTTCTACGAAGCCACGCAGAACGGCCTGCCGGTGCAGCGGTCGCTGGCGCTCGACTACCCGTACGACGGCCAGATTTACGACGGGCAATTCCAAAACGAGTACCAGTTTGGGCCGGGGCTGCTGGTAGCGCCGGTGGCCAGCACGCTGCAAGCCGCCAAGGTGTACCTGCCGGCCGGCCGCTGGTACGATTTCTACAGCGACGAGCTGCACGCCGGGGGCAAGGCGGCTTACGTGCCCTCGCCGCTCGACCGCCTGCCCGTGTTTGTGCGTGGGGGCAGCATCATCCCCATGCAGAGCCCGGTGCAGTACACCGCCCAGGCTCCGCTCGATACGCTGTACCTGCACGTGTACCAGGGCGAGGCGCCCAGCTCTTACGTGTATTACGAAGACGACGGCACGACCTATAACCACGAGAAAGGCCAGTTCTTCAAGCGCACCATCAAGCTGGACCCCACGGCGCATACCCTGGAGCTGGGCCCGGTGCAGGGCTCGTCGAAATCGAAGTTCAAGCACGTGGAGGTGCTTTTTCACGGGTTTGGTGCTTTGCCCAACCTGCAGGCCGACGGCAAAGCCCTCAAGCCGCAATCGCGCGTTTCCTACCTGCAGAAGCCCGCTAGCCTCTCGGGAGAGCATACCACAACCCCGGCGGTGACGGTGCGGAATGCCTTGGGAGCTGTCCGCTTGAAATGGTGA
- a CDS encoding MGH1-like glycoside hydrolase domain-containing protein → MYPIIKQSIADDQLNAYDAATGLVRGESSFLDWREQTYPRWMQPVDIYQSENLGTNAVHYHANVVLAQMAQQLGETAVASAHEKLAQRIKQSINEHLWQADRGYYGQYLYGRNFLVLSPRAEGLGEALSVLFGVADGERAQQVVAKTPTTPYGISCIYPQIPGIPPYHNNAVWPFVQSFWALAAAKAGNEPSVMESIAAVYRPAALFLTNKENFVAANGDYAGTQINSSNMLWSLSGSLGLVYKVLFGMEWQPNRLVFHPFVPQALQGTRQLTGLHYRGAVLDISLQGYGNQISSITLDGQPLPEAAVPATLTGRHAVRIELRNEAPQPTSVARVANLFSPETPAVAYANGRLHWAALPDAKSYKVLKNGQLLTTVATTELAVPATATYAEYQVVAVGPTGLESFASEPLVMEKAGLHRQYQVEAVAPKAGHPYKGFSGTGFVETSKSLNTALTLPVLVPETGLYAVDFRYANGNGPTNTNNQCAIRTLRMGGQRLGTIVLPQRGVAEWSNWGFTNAVLVHLDKGSHRLTLTFEPANENMNGQVNQAMLDYLRLTRVQ, encoded by the coding sequence GTGTACCCCATCATCAAGCAGTCCATCGCCGACGACCAGCTCAACGCCTACGACGCCGCCACGGGGCTGGTGCGGGGCGAGTCGTCGTTTCTGGACTGGCGCGAGCAGACGTATCCGCGCTGGATGCAGCCGGTGGACATCTACCAGTCGGAAAACCTGGGCACCAACGCCGTGCACTACCACGCCAACGTGGTGCTGGCCCAAATGGCCCAGCAACTGGGCGAAACGGCCGTGGCCAGCGCGCACGAAAAATTAGCCCAACGCATCAAGCAGAGCATCAACGAGCACCTCTGGCAGGCCGACCGCGGCTACTACGGCCAGTATCTGTACGGTCGGAACTTCCTGGTGCTATCGCCGCGGGCCGAGGGCCTGGGCGAAGCCCTGAGCGTGCTTTTTGGGGTGGCCGATGGCGAGCGGGCCCAGCAAGTGGTGGCCAAGACGCCCACCACGCCCTACGGCATTTCCTGCATCTACCCGCAGATTCCGGGCATTCCGCCCTACCACAATAACGCGGTGTGGCCCTTTGTGCAAAGCTTTTGGGCGCTGGCGGCGGCCAAGGCAGGCAACGAGCCGTCGGTGATGGAAAGCATTGCGGCCGTGTACCGCCCGGCGGCGCTGTTCCTCACCAACAAGGAAAACTTTGTGGCCGCGAACGGCGACTACGCCGGCACCCAAATCAACTCCAGCAACATGCTCTGGAGCCTTTCGGGTAGCCTCGGCCTGGTGTACAAGGTGCTGTTTGGCATGGAGTGGCAGCCCAACCGTCTGGTGTTTCATCCCTTCGTGCCACAGGCCTTGCAGGGCACTCGCCAGCTCACCGGCCTGCACTACCGCGGGGCCGTGCTCGACATCAGCCTGCAAGGCTACGGCAACCAGATTAGCTCCATCACGCTCGACGGCCAGCCCCTGCCCGAGGCGGCCGTACCCGCTACGCTTACCGGACGCCACGCCGTGCGTATTGAGCTGCGCAATGAGGCGCCGCAACCTACCTCCGTGGCGCGGGTTGCCAACCTGTTCTCGCCCGAAACGCCAGCCGTGGCCTATGCCAACGGGCGCCTGCACTGGGCCGCGCTGCCCGACGCGAAATCGTACAAGGTGTTGAAAAATGGCCAGCTGTTGACCACCGTTGCCACAACGGAGCTGGCGGTGCCGGCCACCGCCACGTATGCCGAATACCAGGTTGTTGCCGTGGGCCCTACCGGGCTGGAGTCGTTTGCCAGCGAGCCCTTGGTCATGGAAAAAGCGGGCCTCCACCGGCAATACCAAGTGGAAGCGGTGGCCCCGAAAGCTGGCCATCCCTACAAAGGCTTCAGCGGCACCGGCTTCGTAGAAACCAGCAAGTCGCTGAATACCGCCCTGACTTTGCCCGTGCTGGTGCCCGAGACGGGCCTCTACGCCGTGGATTTCCGCTACGCCAACGGCAACGGCCCCACCAATACCAACAACCAGTGCGCCATTCGCACCCTGCGGATGGGCGGGCAGCGGCTGGGTACCATCGTGCTGCCCCAGCGGGGCGTGGCCGAGTGGTCGAACTGGGGCTTTACCAATGCCGTGCTGGTGCACCTCGACAAAGGCAGCCACCGCCTCACCCTGACCTTTGAGCCCGCCAATGAGAACATGAACGGTCAGGTAAATCAGGCCATGCTCGACTACCTGCGCCTGACGCGGGTGCAATAA
- a CDS encoding IS3 family transposase, which produces MSPAGYYQWRHRPAAAPAPWQVAAQAAFTRHARRYGTRRLRAELHAEGHAVGRYALRTWLHRHDLHALSTRPHRPRTTVAGPAAVVAENRLLGQPFPTAPNQVWVGDITYLPLVGGRWCYLATWRDACSRRVVGWHLAAQMPTELVLHALEQALTLRQPAPGLIVHADRGSQYTSAACRARIAQAGAVPSFSRPGNPYDNAQAEAGWSTLKTELLPPGSTFASLEEARLEVAHYLDTYFNLDRRHSALGYRSPHQFEQEFKANLP; this is translated from the coding sequence GTGAGCCCCGCCGGGTATTACCAGTGGCGGCACCGGCCGGCCGCCGCGCCGGCTCCGTGGCAAGTGGCGGCGCAAGCGGCCTTTACGCGCCACGCCCGACGCTACGGCACGCGGCGGCTACGGGCCGAGTTACACGCGGAAGGGCACGCCGTGGGCCGCTACGCGTTGCGCACCTGGCTGCACCGGCACGACTTACACGCCTTGAGCACCCGCCCGCACCGGCCGCGCACCACCGTGGCCGGCCCGGCGGCTGTGGTGGCGGAGAACCGCTTGCTGGGTCAGCCGTTCCCCACCGCCCCGAATCAGGTCTGGGTCGGCGACATCACCTACTTGCCGCTGGTGGGCGGGCGCTGGTGCTACCTGGCTACTTGGCGCGATGCCTGCTCGCGGCGCGTAGTGGGCTGGCACCTAGCCGCGCAGATGCCCACCGAGTTGGTGCTCCACGCCCTGGAACAGGCCCTGACGCTCCGCCAGCCCGCGCCGGGGCTCATCGTGCACGCCGACCGCGGCAGCCAGTACACTAGCGCGGCCTGTCGCGCCCGCATCGCCCAAGCCGGGGCCGTGCCCAGCTTCAGCCGGCCGGGCAACCCGTATGACAACGCGCAGGCCGAAGCCGGCTGGAGCACGCTTAAAACCGAATTATTGCCTCCAGGCTCCACTTTCGCCTCGCTCGAAGAAGCCCGCTTGGAAGTGGCCCATTATCTCGACACCTACTTCAACCTCGACCGTCGCCACTCCGCGCTCGGCTACCGCTCGCCTCACCAATTTGAACAGGAATTCAAAGCCAACCTACCTTAG